Below is a window of Bacteroidales bacterium DNA.
ATTCAGTCCGAATAAAGATTTGCTGAATGAAGGATTCATTCCGCAAGGATACCGTATTGACCCAAGCAACTTCACGATGCTCATCTTTAACCGCTGGGGAGAATTGATTTACAAAACCAATGATTTAAACAGTCCTTGGAACGGAAGGTATAACAACACAGGCGATTTGGTTGAGGTAGGTGTTTATGTTTACAGAGTGATTGTAAAAGAACTCGATGGACCAAAGCATGAATTTATCGGA
It encodes the following:
- a CDS encoding gliding motility-associated C-terminal domain-containing protein, with the protein product FSPNKDLLNEGFIPQGYRIDPSNFTMLIFNRWGELIYKTNDLNSPWNGRYNNTGDLVEVGVYVYRVIVKELDGPKHEFIGRVSVIK